Proteins from a single region of Haloterrigena alkaliphila:
- the nikR gene encoding nickel-responsive transcriptional regulator NikR — protein MAVVSVSMPDELLERLDQFADEHGYTGRSEVVREASRNLLGEFENTRLEERDLMGIVTVLFDYETTSVEERMMHLRHEHEDLVASNFHSHVGDHYCMELFVLEGRLEDISTFVGKIRATKDALTVDYSVIPVDDFDPIAQGD, from the coding sequence ATGGCAGTCGTCAGCGTCTCGATGCCGGACGAACTCCTCGAGCGACTCGACCAGTTCGCGGACGAACACGGCTACACCGGGCGTAGCGAAGTCGTCCGAGAGGCCTCGCGGAACCTGCTCGGCGAGTTCGAGAACACCCGTCTCGAGGAACGGGATCTGATGGGCATCGTCACCGTCCTCTTCGACTACGAGACGACCAGCGTCGAGGAGCGGATGATGCACCTGCGCCACGAACACGAGGATCTCGTCGCCTCGAACTTCCACAGCCACGTCGGCGACCACTACTGCATGGAACTGTTCGTGCTGGAAGGGCGACTCGAGGACATCTCGACGTTCGTCGGGAAGATTCGCGCGACGAAGGACGCGCTCACCGTCGACTACTCGGTGATCCCGGTCGACGACTTCGATCCGATCGCGCAGGGCGACTGA
- a CDS encoding cupin domain-containing protein → MTYRKVNYEDVEQVSSAMHFLSDPLETEQVGVTVARCDPGWNSKPHDHTDNGHEEVYVLIEGEATVVIDDEPVAMEAGDALWIPPASTRQIRNGDAESAFVLVSAPSIGEEDGDEGEWLLSGFAG, encoded by the coding sequence ATGACCTACCGGAAGGTGAACTACGAGGACGTCGAGCAGGTCTCGAGCGCGATGCACTTCCTCTCGGACCCGCTCGAGACCGAGCAGGTGGGGGTGACGGTGGCACGTTGCGATCCCGGCTGGAACAGCAAGCCACACGATCACACGGACAACGGCCACGAGGAGGTCTACGTGCTGATCGAGGGGGAGGCGACGGTCGTGATCGACGACGAACCGGTCGCGATGGAGGCCGGCGACGCGCTGTGGATTCCCCCGGCGTCGACCCGGCAGATCCGCAACGGCGACGCGGAGAGCGCGTTCGTCCTCGTCAGCGCGCCGAGCATCGGCGAAGAGGACGGCGACGAGGGGGAGTGGCTGCTCTCGGGCTTCGCCGGCTGA